agtcaCCACCCGCAAGTGACAGttaattttattcttcaaaAGTTAAGTAAGTAAATGAGGAGTAGAAACTAGCAGATAAAAAGTAGTAAACCAATATAAACTTTAACATGACAAAAATAtggcttaaaaaaagtttaattaacaatatatataaatgcaaaaagGTCCAAATTCAATCaacaattaacaaaaacttcAACAGTCTACAACTAAgcaaataacaatttattacaaaaattattgtaaacgATTGACTGatcattaatattaacaaataaatgagaataacaataacaatgatttatcattataatctaatagcatttttttctaattgataCTAGTGCTTAACTAATATATCAAAGCAACACACTAACATTGGAACAATGGTTCAATGATTCCATGGTTATAGTCCTAATAGAGTGTGCTGACTGGATAGACGATTCCATAACAAtcaattctataaaaaatcaaGCAAATTTGCTTGATTGGGTTTTATCTAGTACTTATCAGGATCGAAGGATATGGGATTTGACGGGTTTCACTgcaaaactttattgaaaagaTGCTGTTTtagaatttcatttatttattaccattataaaagaatttttttcctaataaattttcaaagtttaacgAATACGTTTAACGTATGTTTCAGTAACTATTGTAGTTGCTATTCCATTGTAGTAGCTATTCCACTGAAAGTAACTATTGTAGTAAAGTAACTGAAAGTAACTATTGTAGTAAAGTAACTGAAAGTAACTATTGTAGTAAAGTAACTGAAAGTAACTATTGTAGTAAAGTAACTGAAAGTAACTATTGTAGTAGCTATTCCACTGAAACActgtttgtgtttttaaaatgatcaaaattttaagtttttttccttgcagTTATGGTAATAACTGCTTTAAAGTTGCTCAAAAAATTGGTTTAGTCAGAAACGTTCAAAAAGAGTAAACAGGTGAGTGTTGTGGGCGATACTCAactttctccccccccccctccgtCCCCctgtttttataattgattatgATAAAATACATTATACTGACTcagaatcatataaaaacataggtctgaaaacttgaggaaagtactctaatttgatgttaaattaaaaaaaaacatttaaatcgcCAATATTAGCCGTCTTTTTTATACTCACTCGGTTATAATTAAATTCCATTTCAATAATATCTTTACAAAAAAGCCTGGTTTCTATCGACGCTTAAATTCAAAACGCATTTCTGATTGATTTCTGACCCTAACCCAAATTATGTACATTTAATTGTGCCATTCcttatttgtcagtcgatggaGATACATTTAATTGCGCCAAATCTTATTAGTCAGCCAATGGatgtacatttaattgcgccAAATCTTTTTTGTCAGTCGATGAATACATCTTGCGAAATAAATAGGAAATAaggttaaatgttaaaattttgacgacaataaaaaccgggttacttaaaaaaagtagtttcttaatttttgaaaacggttttgaaaaatgtttttaataaagatggcagaatattagcgttttaatgtggttttttatactttaatatcAAATTAGAATACTTcctagggatgtaccgaagcttcggcacttTTGCCAAAGCCAGGGTCAGTTTTTGCCGAATCATTGGCTTCGGCGAGTTTTTTTAGGTAATTAAAGTTAGTAAGCTACTgctatattaaacataaaaattttttattgtttgcatATAACGACTACAATTCTACTATTTGTAATTtgcttctttattttaattccttGATGTATGCCGCCGCATACATAGTACTCATTGCTAAGTGCCCAAAgctatattgttttttttttttttgctttgcttATCAAAGTCAACGggtgcttttttatattttatttaagttttaattatattccGTTGTTGTATTTACGAAAACCTATTTTCGCTGTAGTtcgtatttatttttttgcgttTGAAACGTACGCTAGAAAAATTAATATCGATTCTTGACTATCTTTGGGACAAAGCAACTGGAGTCAAAACTGTTGTTGATAAacttaaaactgattttaaaagtCATTATCATAAATACAAAGATAATGATTGTCTGAAATttgaaatgattaaattttatatcaagagtACTACCGCTTTCATTCAGAGTATCatttacaaaaagcaaaaaaagttgaCTTTGTTGAAGACTCTGATCGTGATGATCAAATTAGAAAACTAATAAGCATGGACAGCTTCTTTGACAAAATGAAAACACAAAGGGAGGggaaaaaagtataattgtaaaaatccaagaaaaaaaaatcaaactctaaaagaaaaaagaacaaaattacaaattatttttattattacaaatttaattgtaaattgatattaatttttaaatcagttaattttcaaattagttATTTCCTATTTTCtcggttttttcttttttgcattcAGCCCTGttacaagaaatttatttacaggtTTATTTTCACACCAGAATTGTCTGTAggcaaaattatattatatttatataatggaaGGATAACTGCAAGCAGGCATAAACTACACAAAGGCAAGCCGTGTCTTCCTGTAGTTACGGATCTagttgcatttaatatttttaatttttcatgcaCGACATAATAATTTATCAACTATTAATGTTTATTCCTTATTGTTTATAAGTGGAATAAGAGTAACCTTTTTTCCTTGCttgattaaagatttaaaatattagttgaaattttaatttaattcgtactttttttttccaacatgGAAGAAGTCAACTTCTACTTTAATCTTTTAACATTACCAAAAATGAATGCCCTTATAAGAGGTAGGGTGCTTACAATTACACTTGCTTTTATAAAGACACTAACAAGTGGGATTTGGCAACGTTCTCAGTGAAAATTTTGTGCGTACCTCCTTCATTCTTTAAAGTTGAACCTTTGTTCAGCATAACGGAAAACATTTAAAGCCAAAAGAAACAGGCTGTTGCCTGAGCATGGagaacaaatttagtttttaaattataatttgccTGATTTCTAACAATAGATAACTAGTTTAAAAGCAATAAACTAAcaagtataataaaaatcacattagtaattactaattactaaatagtaatttttttatatttcagagTACAAACTAATGTAGACTGaacattgtttataataaaactttaaagtttagaCTTAATTAGGTTGACGAGAAAGcaaattagttttataactCACACCCTAATTCAATTACTGATTACTAATTGTAACTGATTTGTAATTAGTAAGtccttatttatatatttacatttttccATATAACATAAAGCTTGTTCAAACAAGGCATAACTACATTCTAAAATCCTATGATATtgcgtaatttaaaaaaaaagcttgacaaTTTTTGTTGGTAGTGAAATACCTTGTGcgtaaaaatacaaataattgcAGTACATgtaataattgcaataaaatgttaagtaatgtttttttaacaattagtaTTATCCCTAGATAGCTAGATCTGCAAGATAGCAAATTTTATCTATGTAAATGCAAAAGCTTCGACTccggccgaagcttcggtttCGACAAAATCTTAGCTTCGGTTTCAGAcccatattattatataattctGAATCAGTATAATATcataatcaatcataaaaacaggaGGAGGAGTGGGTGGATAAGGAAAAAGTCGAGTAGCGGTGCTACTACTAAGTCGAATAGCGCctaatttaacttgataactttaacataaataacgataactaaaagaagaaaatagttattatatagatcaTAACCTTATGCTTACTTATTATAACTAAGTTATATTAAGTTAAACATCGTTTTTGTTTTCCAtgactaaattttaaaatgttgcgataaaaatattttacggTAGAATACCGTGATTATTCTGTAATGAAACAGCGTGAATTACGGTATAGTACCGTGATTAATTTACAGAAATGCCTCGCTCatttgttgtaaaatattttttgtacaacttaaatcaaaatttttactattttcgaAAATGTTTCGCCTGTTtcattttgtcttattttttcatttatttcaattgtatttcaattacatttttttaaattgtatcttcaattataaatatctattaacATGTTTGTTTATATGCTAATGGCAACAAAAACacgtcatatttttaaaaatcttttcagttTGACATTACTTACATgttattaaatagaaatagttactcagataaattaaatgaatataaataaattcaaataaaacgaaaatttaaaatctcTTACATATCAATATGAcgttatataaatagttatattcGGTAAGTAGGAGTTTTAGAAtgtattaaattcaaaaataaaacaaaagacatcattgtaaaacttttgaaatttacaaataaatataaataacgaCATAATAAATTGCTGTttcaaagttatattaaaaagtttagcaatgtggtaaattcaaatattattaaatttcgcAAACTTCTGCAGTATTGACAGCACAAATTTGCTTATTGCTGAAGTCTTCTTCGTTCTCCGTTGACGTTTAAAAACATTCTCATCAATAAATATCATTAACATCAAATACTATGTAAACCTTAGACAAATTAAACACgtttaattaaacataatataaGCATTATATACCGTTGACAAAATTCTAATATTGATGAAGCTTCTTTTGGATATggtatattgaaaatataaaaactcgcaaataaacaacaaaatgaCTTGATGAAATTGTTCATTCCATTAACTACAACAATGCAGTCAATTACCCGCATGAATCGATTTGCTGTAAATAGCGAATTCCCTAAAAAAAGAATGCAAGTTGACCTAACAAAAatccattttaaatatatataaataaaaatgatcaagctcatacctttttttttaaattattttcaaaatcttgaaACATTAGAACTTGTAATTCAACATACCATAAACACATagatgcggtagtggtgtagtagtaaagcgcttgcttcataagtgagaggttccgagttcgatccccaccacgtccctggtagtaccaggctcaacttgtttctccgcgcagcggccttgttcgtcaaggttcgtgtttcggagttatagagttgagagagggttataaccactattaagtagcctcctcatctgtagtggttTTATCGGCCTTGAGGAagtgaataacaaaaataaaaaaaaataaaaaaaaaaagatgaggaGAATTTGATCTTGGCACCAATTCTGTTTGATCCATTGTCTcctaaacatattttttttactactaaatATCTTTTAGTAACTACATtgcatgttattataaaatgagTGAAACACAATTAATTGCTTGAAAATATGTATtggatatattttaaattaatgattacTATCTTTAACATACATCCACAAACATAAAGAGTGCGTcaagtttttcattaaacaaacTAATCAAAGCCATTAGAAGACCGGGAGCCACAGGTAAATCTGACAAAGTTTCAAGTTTTgctttatctaaatttattatCACCTTCTTTACTTTAAGGTCTGCTATTCCACAActatgcaaaaataaatataacttttcatCATAAAATGCTTTCATCAAAAGTTCACCAGCATTCACTCCACCCATCAAAACATCAAAGTGATGTAGCAAACCATCAACCTAAATAgaaaaaaccaatttaaatatatatatatctatatatatatatatatatatatatatatatatatatatatatatatatatatatatatatataccaaaactaaataaaataaacttctacaaaaatctaattaaatactattaaaaaaatctctatttaGTAGTAATATAGATTAATACATACTGgttaataatataagttaaattatttttaaataaaattaatttaatttactgtaaataaattggggaattttatcaacaaatcattcaataaaatctttccATTTATTTCAGTTTGTTGCAAATAGTATTCGAGTTCTTCAGGACTGTTAGAAACACTGAGAACTGGTTCTCGGTTCAAGCAACCATAACtatcagtttttctttttctaacatCTACTGATAATTGTTCCTTTTGGGATTCCATATTTAAAACACTCATTAATGGTGGAACACGGTTTGGCCGCTGCAGATAGTCATAACGGTTTACTAGTTGTAACGTTAAACTGTCATGACCGCTACCAATCACTGTAGTACCATATTCATCTTTAAACGATTTAGGATATTTGGCAACCATAGAAGATGCAAttacatataaatgtttttttaatggctTTGGGCAAACAGCAAAGACATCATTCATAATAATCCTTATAATTGCACACCGATGTGCTGTTAAAGGTCTTTCTCCAGCTGCTAATATATCTTGTACCTCTTCAGAAATTTTGGCTCAAGGTAAAACAAATGTCAAATACCAATCAGTAGCACTTACATGTTTAATCTTCATTACTAGCCAAAATTgacacaatatttaaaatagagcaattaaatatataaagaacactaactaaatattttttcaattactatgttttattaacaactttttttaataacttactcGAATTAGTTGAGTTATTTTTCACTTCAACTGTGGGCACCATTTGTATGCCGGATTGTGTGGCCACAATAAAATCTACAGAGTTTTGGAATTGTtctgcataaaattttattaatattataaataaaaatatataaatgtatatgataataaaaatcatatttattttgagtatcataaatcttttttaccagAGCTTTCCTTTGCCCAAGATTTAAGGAGTTTGGGTTGTTGGATGGGTTTTAGCAAAACTAAATCATCAACTTTAACCAGGTAGAGATCTGTTTCATTTTCAACACCTATTTCCCATAAATTTTTCACAACCTGGTTTAAAACACATCCGTCAATATTTGGCAGTgttcttaaaatattacttttaataacctccattatctaaaaaaatagatCATATATAACATGTGTATATATCAAGAGTATCataataaaagtcattttatattGTATGTAAATTTTACAGAGTTTGAtgtggtaattaaatttaaaagattacaactaattaaatttaaaaacatatatatatatatatagtattcaCAAAATgtagtattcaaaaaaaaaaaaaaattaaattaaaaatatatatatatataaaatattaaaaattataattgcttccattttaaattatacaaagcaaaaaaacaaaatattaaaaaatttaacaaaattcttAGTAAGGcattatacatataattatgCAGCCAAATTCTTGAAAAAGAAAGttttctcaaaacatttttataatactcTCTACTATTGTTTTTGATTGGTTCTTATGACTggttctttaaataatatttctgaaaaaaactgCACACATTTACTGCATAAATGCcctaaataaaatagtttacaaataaaatcttttatattgatattgacaaataaaatatataacttttaaaaattatttatgtaaaccTGCAGTTATTCGATGAGCATAACACAGAGTGCTTTAAGGAAATAAAAGAGCGATTGCAGTGCTTGTAAGATGGTAGTGGAAGGTAGTCTATTAAAGAAGCAATCATTATACATTGAATCTCATTATTTTCTCCACAGACCTCATACATACCAAGCTTATGCACAAATTGTGTGTTCTGCTCATTAATAAGAGCATACTCGTTTCCATGtgtatcaaaaaaaagaaacaaaattctTGCAAAAATAGGAAGTTTGTGATCCTTTGCAAAGTCAAAAATcaagaataaatcttttttgtaatGAGTACCTTGATAGACAATATGGGTAGAAAATGTATCTGACAGTTGTTCACATCTAGTTATAATTGCCTCAGAAATGGTAGAACTGAAATTTTTGACATtgaatgaaaatgaattaaccGCATAAATTTTTGAACTTAGTATGCTTGAATTATTGTATGATTGCAACAACTGGTGTGTCTCTGTTAAGGTTTTACATACATGCGTGTAGTTGTTAAAATTTCTggcacattttttaaagtaagaacGGTTTTGTTCAAACCTCAAAATGAAAACTCGCATTAGAGGCCCGTAACGTAAAATTAGCTGTGGATAGTGGGACAAATGATGTTTTGGTAATAGTTTAGAAGAAGAGAATAATTCTCTACAAGAAGACAAATAACCAaccataaacaaataatattgaaacCTGCAGATAAGCAATATGTTGAATGTCAATTTTAGGTGAACATATAATCTCAGCAATTTCTTTCAGTCTTAAATACAATAACCACACAGGATCTTCAAAATATAGAATGTAAATTCCTATATAAAAGGGAAACAAACGCAAAAACACCCAGTTTTGAACTGCATGACCACTTAACTTTTCAGTACTCGAAGTTTTATTTATCTCACAAGGTTTATCCAAGGCATCTCCTTCAAAATATTTCTGCATGTTAATTCTTCTGTTGATGTTGTTAAATGAAAACCATCGCttactaacaaaatatttaacaaatagatACATATCTCGTGAAGTAACGCCTTCGAAGATATCATGAGCTAAGCATGGTGGCAAACCTGTAGACATATGAAATCCACATAAACCATTAAATggtgaattaaattttattcctTCAAAATTGTTACCATTATTCTGAGCTAATTGAAGCAGGCTATTATTGTGGCTTAATTCTGTTCGATCTAGTCCACATGGTTTGTGGTCTAGTCCACAATTGAGGGTAAAAATCAAACTCTGTGGTTGTGGTCTAGTCCACAATTGAGGGTTAAAATCAAACTCTGCACGTGTAGCTAAACAGTATCGACAAAAATGTGAAACTGTgctaaaattt
This portion of the Hydra vulgaris chromosome 13, alternate assembly HydraT2T_AEP genome encodes:
- the LOC136090234 gene encoding uncharacterized protein LOC136090234 isoform X2, with product MNDVFAVCPKPLKKHLYVIASSMVAKYPKSFKDEYGTTVIGSGHDSLTLQLVNRYDYLQRPNRVPPLMSVLNMESQKEQLSVDVRKRKTDSYGCLNREPVLSVSNSPEELEYYLQQTEINGKILLNDLLIKFPNLFTVDGLLHHFDVLMGGVNAGELLMKAFYDEKLYLFLHSCGIADLKVKKETMDQTELVPRSNSPHLFFFIFFYFCYSLPQGR
- the LOC136090234 gene encoding uncharacterized protein LOC136090234 isoform X1, with protein sequence MNDVFAVCPKPLKKHLYVIASSMVAKYPKSFKDEYGTTVIGSGHDSLTLQLVNRYDYLQRPNRVPPLMSVLNMESQKEQLSVDVRKRKTDSYGCLNREPVLSVSNSPEELEYYLQQTEINGKILLNDLLIKFPNLFTVDGLLHHFDVLMGGVNAGELLMKAFYDEKLYLFLHSCGIADLKVKKVIINLDKAKLETLSDLPVAPGLLMALISLFNEKLDALFMFVDETMDQTELVPRSNSPHLFFFIFFYFCYSLPQGR